In bacterium, a single genomic region encodes these proteins:
- a CDS encoding glycosyl hydrolase, whose protein sequence is MQIYFRLFLLVIISLSISTIVFGLAKYEPSSGCYLGAYIEADPVAPGNIYAFETATQKKHACYMIYAGWGSGFPTAWAQNAKIYGAAVQIAFAPNNFGLDSVVDGPYIRKWAQAAHTLRMPVFVRWASEMNLSEFNWSGDTAKYVNKWRLLYNIFKEEAPNIAMVWAPNWSPTSNIPGYYPGDEYVDWIGVDMYMGLGTGTTDQTDPRTKIQYVYNFATSHRKPIMLPEWAACHAYSKDSIAYDCTAYGIEKMNLIYDHLQAEFPNLKLVTWFDWDTRSINNADFSLTNNYAVLTNYRRAISSQYYLTSISLDTALVQIHFSNITANQVISGNRYITATTSFPVSINSIVFWINTTQVSRLTTTPYQYYWSTEPFIDGEYQLKVQVYAANSSYDYDQIDVVLDKSGDYVNLILDNNSPGFTTTGGGWWLSSSQGDRYGANYYCHNPGSGTAKAIWRPTIPNPGFYDVYAWWSIHSNRATNAPYTINYFGGITTIRVNQEVNGGQWNLLGKFYFSAGTTGTVTLSDDANDIVIADAVRFMKNANSSTALEKDKWILYE, encoded by the coding sequence ATGCAGATTTATTTTAGATTATTTTTATTAGTAATAATCTCTTTATCTATATCAACAATTGTATTCGGATTAGCAAAATACGAACCGAGTTCTGGTTGTTATCTCGGTGCATATATTGAGGCGGATCCGGTCGCTCCGGGTAACATTTATGCATTCGAAACCGCAACGCAAAAAAAACATGCTTGTTATATGATTTATGCCGGTTGGGGTTCAGGGTTCCCAACCGCATGGGCGCAGAATGCAAAAATATACGGTGCAGCGGTGCAGATAGCATTTGCGCCGAATAATTTTGGGTTGGACTCGGTGGTTGATGGCCCGTATATCCGGAAATGGGCGCAAGCTGCGCATACGTTACGGATGCCAGTTTTTGTTCGCTGGGCGTCAGAAATGAATTTAAGCGAATTTAATTGGTCGGGTGATACCGCAAAATATGTCAATAAATGGCGGTTGCTCTATAACATTTTTAAAGAGGAAGCGCCGAATATCGCTATGGTTTGGGCGCCGAACTGGTCACCGACAAGCAATATCCCCGGATATTATCCTGGAGATGAATATGTTGACTGGATAGGAGTAGATATGTATATGGGATTAGGTACGGGGACGACTGACCAAACTGACCCAAGAACCAAAATCCAGTATGTTTATAATTTTGCAACCTCGCATCGTAAACCGATTATGCTGCCTGAATGGGCTGCCTGCCATGCTTATTCTAAGGATTCTATCGCTTATGATTGCACCGCGTATGGAATTGAGAAAATGAATCTGATTTATGACCATCTCCAAGCGGAATTCCCAAATCTGAAATTAGTCACCTGGTTCGATTGGGATACCCGGTCTATCAACAATGCAGATTTTTCGTTAACTAATAATTATGCGGTGTTAACCAATTATCGCCGCGCGATTTCAAGTCAATATTATTTAACTAGTATTTCGCTCGATACGGCGCTAGTCCAGATACATTTTAGCAATATAACTGCAAATCAGGTTATTTCTGGAAACAGATATATTACCGCAACCACTTCGTTTCCGGTATCGATAAATTCGATTGTTTTTTGGATTAATACCACGCAGGTTTCGCGATTAACTACAACTCCCTATCAATATTATTGGTCTACCGAACCCTTTATAGATGGAGAGTATCAACTGAAGGTGCAGGTTTATGCAGCGAATAGTAGTTATGACTATGACCAAATTGATGTGGTTCTTGATAAGAGCGGGGATTACGTGAATTTAATTTTGGATAATAATTCACCAGGGTTTACTACTACCGGAGGTGGCTGGTGGTTATCGAGTTCCCAAGGAGACCGATACGGCGCAAATTATTATTGTCATAATCCAGGGTCGGGAACCGCAAAAGCTATCTGGCGACCGACTATCCCGAATCCCGGATTCTATGATGTCTATGCGTGGTGGAGTATTCATTCTAATCGCGCAACGAATGCACCATATACCATAAATTATTTCGGTGGGATAACCACTATCAGGGTCAATCAAGAGGTTAATGGCGGGCAGTGGAATCTTTTAGGTAAATTTTACTTTTCCGCTGGGACAACGGGAACGGTAACGCTTTCCGATGATGCGAATGATATTGTTATCGCTGATGCCGTACGGTTCATGAAGAATGCGAATAGTTCTACTGCTCTTGAAAAAGATAAATGGATATTATACGAATAA
- a CDS encoding phosphoglucomutase/phosphomannomutase family protein gives MQIRFGTDGWRAIIADEFTFANVEIIAQALADYIFSTGNASRGIVIGYDYRFHSENYALRVAEVVASNHIPVYLSDTALPTPALSLATKQRQCAGGIMITASHNPPLYNGIKFKAPYGGSATKEITQAIEKKLYQTLPRREPKIAQRYIQKTDLVTPYLTQLQSFVVLEKIIEYPIKVVADSMHGVGKNYLEQLLQGGKIQVKTIRGNRDALFGGILPEPIPKNLGMLFEEVQRFGATVGLATDGDSDRIGVVDEQGRFVTPHHLAPILFEHLKKTRKWSGDVVRTISMASIIDKLAAEYGATVTEVPVGFKNVAELMVQKDILIGGEESGGIGIKNHIPERDGLLLGLLTLECLVTTGKKPSNLVADLESRFGKLVYDRIDAHCPDEIRIGLINRLKSQPPDKIANITVDNISSFDGIKFYLVDGSWLLIRASDTEPVVRIYVGSDSERKTASILNAGKILCGIK, from the coding sequence ATGCAAATACGATTCGGAACTGATGGATGGCGAGCGATTATCGCCGATGAATTTACTTTTGCGAATGTTGAAATTATCGCGCAGGCGTTGGCCGATTATATTTTTTCAACCGGAAACGCATCTCGTGGTATTGTTATCGGGTATGACTACCGTTTTCATTCAGAAAACTACGCTCTACGGGTAGCTGAAGTCGTCGCAAGTAATCATATTCCGGTATATTTGAGCGATACCGCGTTGCCGACCCCGGCACTTTCGCTAGCAACCAAACAACGGCAATGCGCTGGCGGAATTATGATAACCGCATCGCATAATCCACCATTATATAATGGGATAAAGTTTAAAGCGCCGTATGGCGGTTCCGCAACTAAAGAGATTACCCAAGCGATTGAAAAAAAACTATATCAAACACTTCCAAGACGTGAACCTAAAATTGCGCAAAGGTATATTCAGAAAACGGATTTGGTTACACCGTATTTAACCCAATTACAATCATTTGTTGTGTTAGAAAAAATAATAGAGTATCCTATCAAGGTTGTTGCGGATTCGATGCATGGGGTCGGCAAAAATTATCTAGAACAACTCCTGCAAGGGGGGAAAATTCAGGTTAAAACGATACGCGGGAATCGAGACGCGCTATTCGGCGGAATTCTTCCGGAACCAATACCAAAAAATCTGGGGATGCTGTTTGAAGAAGTCCAACGATTCGGTGCAACCGTTGGCCTAGCTACTGATGGAGATAGTGACCGTATCGGAGTTGTTGATGAACAAGGACGGTTTGTCACCCCACATCATTTAGCACCGATATTATTTGAGCATCTAAAAAAGACTAGGAAATGGTCTGGCGATGTCGTTCGCACCATTTCTATGGCATCAATAATAGATAAACTCGCTGCAGAATATGGCGCGACTGTGACAGAAGTGCCGGTCGGATTCAAGAACGTTGCTGAGTTGATGGTGCAGAAGGATATCCTCATTGGCGGCGAAGAAAGCGGCGGAATCGGGATTAAAAATCATATTCCGGAACGCGACGGACTATTGCTCGGACTTCTTACATTAGAATGTTTAGTAACAACGGGAAAAAAACCGAGTAATTTGGTAGCTGATTTAGAAAGCCGATTTGGGAAGCTCGTTTACGACCGGATTGATGCGCATTGTCCGGATGAAATAAGAATCGGGTTAATCAATCGGCTGAAATCGCAGCCGCCGGATAAAATCGCGAATATTACCGTAGATAACATCAGCAGTTTCGATGGAATTAAATTCTATCTGGTTGATGGAAGTTGGCTATTAATTCGGGCGTCGGATACTGAACCGGTCGTTCGCATCTATGTCGGTTCAGATTCAGAACGAAAAACCGCAAGTATCCTTAATGCAGGAAAGATACTCTGCGGAATTAAATAA